DNA from Gammaproteobacteria bacterium:
ATAGACACTGTGATGGTTAAACGGATCACGGAAAGGCCCCGTTGATCGGGGCTTTTTTTATTTTAAGGCAGATAATTTAAAGGCAGATAAAAGAGAAAAGAGAAAAGAATAAATAACAGACGTTTCAACGATTGTTTGTTTTGCTTTTCTCTTTTCTCTTTTCTCTTTACTGTGTAGCGCTATGAAATTTGTTGATGAAGCCCGAATTAAGGTCGCTGCCGGTGATGGTGGTAACGGCTGCGTGAGTTTTCGTCGCGAAAAATACATCCCTAAGGGTGGGCCCGATGGCGGTGATGGCGGTGATGGCGGCAGCGTCTATCTGGAAGGTGACGCCGGCCTGAATACGCTGGCGGACTTCCGCTTTCAGCGCAGTTATCGTGCCGAGCAGGGCAGAAAGGGTATGGGTTCGGACTGCACCGGCCGGTCTGGTGATGACCTGATTGTCAGGGTGCCGGTGGGTACCGTGGTGCGTGACGCGGATACCGGGGAAGAGATCGGCGATGTGGTGGAGGTGGGCCAACGCCTGCTGGTGGCCAAGGGCGGCTTCCATGGTCTGGGTAATGCGCGCTATAAGAGCAGCACCAACCGTTCGCCACGGCAGAGTTCGCTGGGCACGCCGGGCGAGGTGCGTGATCTCGATCTCGAATTGAATGTGTTGGCCGATGTGGGTCTGCTGGGTCTGCCCAATGCGGGCAAGTCGACCCTGATCACGGTGGTCTCCAATGCGCGCCCCAAGGTGGCGGACTACCCCTTTACCACGCTGCATCCCAATCTGGGTGTGGTGAGTCCCGCGCCGCACCGCAGTTTTGTGATCGCCGACATCCCCGGTGTGATCGAGGGCGCGGCCGAGGGCGTTGGGCTGGGTATCCAGTTCCTCAAGCACCTGTCGCGCACCCGCTTGTTACTGCATCTGGTGGATGTGGCGCCGCCGGATGGCCACAATCCGGCAGATGACGTGCGCACCATCATCAATGAGCTGGGCAAGTATAGTGACGCGCGAGAGGGGCGTGAGCTGGTCTCCCGTGATCGCTGGCTGGTGTTGAACAAGCTGGATCTGTTGCCGGCGGACGAGCGTGATGCCCGTTGTGATGCCATCGAGGCCGCCCTGGCGGGGCAGATCGGTGAGGCTGATCGGGTGTATCGTATCTCGGCGGCCCAGCGCGAAGGCACCCAGGCCCTGATGTACGATATCCTCAATTATCTGGAAGAGCATGCGCGCACCGAGGCGGATGGAGAGACGGGTATGGGTGGCGTCGACATCAGCACGCTACAGTAAGGCGGAAAAACGGATGACGGTCATCGCCAGCGACCGCTATTATCCATAACTGATCCATAACTCATCACAAGCCATCACAGCCAACCACGACCTCATCATTGACGACCAGCCGCTGACGTTGACAACCCCCATGAAACGAGCCGATCTCACCCAAACCCGACGCTGTGTGGTCAAAATCGGTAGCGCGCTGCTGACCGCCAATGGCCAGGGGCTGGATCGTGAGGCCATTGCCGGCTGGGTAGCGCAGATCGCCGGTCTGCGTGCCAGGGGCATCGAGGTGGTGCTGGTCTCCAGTGGCGCGGTGGCCGAGGGCATGATGCGTCTGGGTTGGCAGAACCGCCCCAAGGCGCTGTTCGAGCAGCAGGCGGCGGCGGCCGTGGGCCAGATGGGGCTGGTGCAGGCCTACGAATCCTGTTTCCAGCGGCACGCTATCCATACCGCCCAGGTGTTGCTGACCCATGAAGACCTCTCGGATCGCCAGCGCTATCTCAATGCCCGTAGCACCCTGCGCGCCCTGCTGGGGCTCGGCGTGGTGCCGGTGGTCAACGAAAATGACACCG
Protein-coding regions in this window:
- the cgtA gene encoding Obg family GTPase CgtA; this encodes MKFVDEARIKVAAGDGGNGCVSFRREKYIPKGGPDGGDGGDGGSVYLEGDAGLNTLADFRFQRSYRAEQGRKGMGSDCTGRSGDDLIVRVPVGTVVRDADTGEEIGDVVEVGQRLLVAKGGFHGLGNARYKSSTNRSPRQSSLGTPGEVRDLDLELNVLADVGLLGLPNAGKSTLITVVSNARPKVADYPFTTLHPNLGVVSPAPHRSFVIADIPGVIEGAAEGVGLGIQFLKHLSRTRLLLHLVDVAPPDGHNPADDVRTIINELGKYSDAREGRELVSRDRWLVLNKLDLLPADERDARCDAIEAALAGQIGEADRVYRISAAQREGTQALMYDILNYLEEHARTEADGETGMGGVDISTLQ